A window of Flavobacterium sp. 9R genomic DNA:
TTTAACCAAAAAAAAGGCTGTCTATATATTGTATAGACAGCCTTTTTATCTGATGAATATTTTTTATTCTTGCTTTTTAATCTCGTTTACGAATTTTGTCAATTTTTTACCATAAAGGGATTGTGCCACTTTTGGAGTCATGGATTTTTGAATGGTATCTAAAAAGCGTATGTTGATATCATATATTTCTGAAAGGGCAATATATGGTGCTACTTCGTGATCTTTGTGGTTCACTGCAAAATTTGTAGCGTATAAGTATTTTCTTTTGATATTAGATTCTTCTTTAGTCTTTATGCTGTCAAGTTTTTTTACATTATTGAACTTGGTAGCTTTAAATCTTTGTTCAATTAATGTTAGATTTTCTTCTTTGAATTTACTGTTTATTTTTTCAAATTCTACGTATAAATCATGGTTTACCGAGCCTGTAACTTTTGCACCATATGAGAACTGGTCTAAATTTGTCTCAATGTTCATTTCGCCTGGTTCTGCAAAAAACAGCAGATTGTTATCTAACGAATTTGAAACACCTCTATTCAATGATAAATAAAACATTTCAGGAGACTCTATTGTGATATTTG
This region includes:
- a CDS encoding DUF4369 domain-containing protein encodes the protein MKKTVLALVALSTILACSEKESKNNLHLTGNVLGLKKGTLYIQRLKDTSLVTIDSIKIEGDSKFETNITIESPEMFYLSLNRGVSNSLDNNLLFFAEPGEMNIETNLDQFSYGAKVTGSVNHDLYVEFEKINSKFKEENLTLIEQRFKATKFNNVKKLDSIKTKEESNIKRKYLYATNFAVNHKDHEVAPYIALSEIYDINIRFLDTIQKSMTPKVAQSLYGKKLTKFVNEIKKQE